A stretch of Roseibium porphyridii DNA encodes these proteins:
- a CDS encoding DNA helicase, with amino-acid sequence MRLKAPVYRLKRQARLLSRKSGIPLHKALDEIAATMGYRSWSQLANSERSNERPAARILASLKPGTLVTLAARPGHGKTMLGLEILVEAAMRGRSAGFVSSEFSLFEIRKKMSSLGGETSESEDRLRLCLSDRIAADYVVEQFSNAISGTVVVIDFLQVMDQHRSDPPLGDQIRQLKLFASSKQLSIVFLSQIHRSFNSQERSVPDFRDMRKTNPLDLRLFDVGYFLHDGVLQARTFSERPVL; translated from the coding sequence ATGAGACTGAAAGCACCCGTCTATCGACTGAAGCGACAAGCAAGATTGCTGTCACGCAAGTCAGGAATACCGCTTCATAAAGCCCTTGATGAAATCGCTGCCACAATGGGTTACCGATCTTGGAGCCAGCTTGCCAACTCTGAGCGCTCAAATGAACGTCCGGCCGCACGAATACTCGCCAGTTTGAAGCCAGGTACCCTTGTAACCCTGGCGGCTCGACCGGGGCACGGGAAAACAATGCTCGGTCTGGAGATATTGGTAGAGGCGGCAATGAGGGGGCGATCTGCAGGTTTCGTTTCTTCTGAGTTTTCGCTTTTTGAAATCCGAAAAAAGATGTCGAGCCTTGGGGGGGAAACGTCAGAGTCGGAAGATCGCCTGAGATTGTGTCTGTCGGACCGGATTGCCGCAGATTATGTCGTCGAACAATTTTCGAACGCCATTTCCGGGACCGTGGTTGTCATCGACTTTTTGCAAGTCATGGATCAACATCGGAGCGATCCGCCGCTAGGGGATCAAATTCGGCAATTGAAGCTGTTTGCGTCAAGCAAGCAATTGAGCATTGTCTTTCTTTCGCAAATTCATCGCTCGTTTAACTCTCAAGAGCGATCTGTGCCTGATTTTCGAGACATGCGAAAGACCAATCCTCTCGACCTGCGCCTGTTCGATGTGGGGTATTTCCTGCACGATGGCGTGTTGCAGGCACGGACTTTCAGTGAAAGACCGGTTCTGTAG
- a CDS encoding DUF971 domain-containing protein, giving the protein MTDDTAPWPTELRVSKDRKVLTVAFNTGDRHELSAEYLRVCSPSAEVKGHSPSQKHTVPGKRNVEIIKIEPVGNYAVRIHFDDMHSSGIYTWTYFMDLGTRREVHWVGYLKELEDKGLGRDR; this is encoded by the coding sequence ATGACTGATGATACTGCTCCCTGGCCGACGGAACTGCGCGTTTCCAAGGACAGAAAGGTGCTGACAGTTGCTTTCAACACCGGCGACCGACACGAATTGTCGGCCGAGTATCTTCGGGTTTGTTCACCATCGGCTGAGGTGAAAGGCCACAGCCCTTCGCAAAAACACACGGTTCCGGGCAAACGCAACGTTGAAATCATCAAAATCGAACCGGTTGGAAACTATGCGGTCCGCATTCATTTCGACGACATGCACAGTTCTGGCATCTACACCTGGACATATTTCATGGACCTTGGAACACGCCGCGAAGTTCATTGGGTCGGTTATCTGAAAGAGCTGGAGGACAAGGGGCTGGGCCGAGATCGATAA
- a CDS encoding cryptochrome/photolyase family protein, with product MTTLVWFRQDLRTEDNPALFEAAQKGSVLPVFILETPEQSGETHPMGGASRWWLYHSLASLKASLSGLVLMRGDARHLIPHLVREHQLKAVYWNRCYEPHAIERDTDIKASLKDAGIETRSFKASLLFEPWELETKSGGPFKVYSPFWKAAQQKQIASPLTAPENIQFVNTDAGEDLESFGLLPNKPDWAAGWENIWQPGEEGARKRFRAFLDEGLQGYGSLRNRPDLPNVSRLSPALHFGEISPRMIWHETQKHMTAEISAAPDGVKFLSEIAWREFAYHLLYHFPHLPSENWKPAFDAYPWREAPDDLAKWQKGQTGYPIVDAGMRELWQTGYMHNRVRMIVASFLIKHLRIHWKHGEAWFRDTLLDADLANNSASWQWVAGSGADAAPYFRIFNPITQGEKFDPEGIYTRQWVPELENLATQHLFAPFAAPPEALQQAGIELGQTYPKPIVDHGKARQAALEGYIAVKEAGQNAA from the coding sequence ATGACAACACTCGTTTGGTTCCGCCAAGATCTGCGAACAGAAGACAATCCCGCACTCTTTGAAGCAGCGCAGAAGGGGTCGGTGCTTCCGGTTTTCATTCTGGAAACGCCGGAACAATCCGGTGAAACGCATCCTATGGGAGGTGCCAGTCGGTGGTGGCTGTATCACAGTCTTGCAAGTTTGAAGGCTTCATTGTCGGGACTTGTACTGATGCGTGGAGATGCACGGCATCTCATTCCGCATCTGGTGCGCGAACATCAGCTAAAAGCTGTCTATTGGAATCGCTGTTACGAGCCACATGCCATTGAGAGAGACACAGATATAAAGGCCAGCCTGAAGGATGCAGGCATTGAGACCAGGAGTTTCAAGGCATCCTTGTTGTTCGAGCCATGGGAACTCGAAACCAAATCAGGCGGTCCTTTCAAGGTGTACTCGCCTTTCTGGAAAGCGGCCCAACAAAAACAGATTGCATCGCCCCTGACTGCACCAGAAAACATTCAATTCGTGAATACCGATGCAGGCGAGGACCTGGAGAGTTTTGGATTGTTGCCGAACAAACCCGACTGGGCGGCTGGGTGGGAAAACATCTGGCAACCAGGTGAAGAGGGCGCAAGGAAGCGGTTCAGGGCGTTTCTAGATGAAGGCCTTCAAGGTTATGGCAGTTTGCGGAACCGACCCGATCTGCCCAACGTTTCCCGCTTGTCGCCGGCATTGCATTTCGGGGAGATCTCTCCTCGAATGATCTGGCATGAAACGCAAAAACATATGACAGCGGAAATTTCCGCTGCGCCGGACGGTGTGAAATTTCTGTCCGAGATTGCCTGGCGAGAGTTTGCATATCATTTGCTTTATCATTTCCCGCATTTGCCGTCGGAAAACTGGAAACCGGCATTCGATGCCTATCCCTGGCGCGAAGCTCCGGACGATCTGGCGAAATGGCAGAAGGGCCAAACAGGTTATCCGATTGTCGATGCAGGCATGCGTGAACTTTGGCAAACCGGTTACATGCACAATCGCGTGCGGATGATTGTCGCAAGTTTTCTGATAAAGCATCTGCGAATTCATTGGAAACACGGTGAAGCCTGGTTCCGCGATACGCTGTTGGATGCGGATCTGGCGAACAATTCAGCCAGCTGGCAATGGGTTGCCGGCTCTGGCGCGGATGCCGCGCCATACTTTCGAATATTCAATCCGATCACCCAGGGAGAAAAGTTCGATCCGGAAGGAATTTACACCAGGCAATGGGTTCCGGAACTTGAAAACCTGGCTACACAACACCTGTTCGCGCCTTTTGCAGCGCCGCCGGAAGCTCTGCAGCAAGCGGGCATTGAATTGGGCCAGACCTACCCGAAACCGATTGTCGATCATGGTAAGGCAAGGCAAGCCGCGCTTGAGGGTTACATTGCCGTCAAAGAGGCGGGACAAAACGCGGCTTGA
- a CDS encoding SRPBCC family protein, with protein MNSTTITKTIFLDAPREIVWSFLTEKDKLARWFHPAEEDLKEGAAYTLLDQHGDMSRICWGKVLEMRPHDSLVYTFTVKPLNGAMTTVRWTLEDAAGGTRLTLAHEGIEQAAGEAAFMMLSALDAGWDKHFERLRQEAKAPVPA; from the coding sequence ATGAATTCGACAACCATCACAAAAACAATCTTTCTGGATGCGCCACGCGAGATCGTCTGGTCATTTTTGACCGAAAAAGACAAGCTGGCCCGCTGGTTTCACCCGGCTGAGGAAGACTTGAAGGAAGGCGCGGCCTACACCTTGCTCGACCAGCACGGCGACATGTCACGCATTTGTTGGGGGAAGGTACTGGAAATGCGCCCGCATGACAGTCTGGTCTACACATTCACCGTCAAACCTCTCAACGGTGCCATGACAACTGTGCGCTGGACCCTTGAAGACGCAGCAGGTGGCACACGTTTGACGCTTGCGCATGAAGGGATTGAACAGGCCGCAGGAGAGGCAGCCTTCATGATGTTAAGTGCATTGGATGCTGGTTGGGACAAGCACTTTGAGCGCTTGCGCCAGGAGGCCAAAGCTCCCGTCCCGGCGTGA